One genomic segment of Stigmatopora argus isolate UIUO_Sarg chromosome 1, RoL_Sarg_1.0, whole genome shotgun sequence includes these proteins:
- the ccm2l gene encoding cerebral cavernous malformations 2 protein-like isoform X5 has translation MDYEPKKSKKGFASPIKRLVWSKASRRPVERGSVYRRPLHTVPLYAPDFLIHPERLIFDYVEKEVKFLGHLTWVSVSLNPSSRDELLQLLDTARQLRVLPSKTGVEQDCILSLSARCLLLTWRDNEKLLMRIPTHEIAAASYLRDDALHLLVLKTGLNVDTVVAGDVTLDRKKTSGTDGRRQTMSPDADPRPTGGTMERRHTICGVDWRPSLSRSNPEKNQNAERGGGVGGGGGGGGGGSLERKPAGGSWERRQVGRKTGGSWESRRPRPSGGGGSWERRHGGGGGAGSWERRQACTGSWERGKSYGSWERRNHNPLEPTPCPDAYCNLVILAVDNRDAAEEYCSLICQMFQIIYGHQTIECVDRAGFHHTMPHRYWLQRSDSCLTDESFGYEPEFSCCSSYDGSQDAFEIYYSETYSESSSPRDSRRSLTSANDAGESNPTLALMQDYMITLRNKLSAAELQHFATFLREYRLASNIGHFCCQLLHLYGDNRKFLLLGMRPFIPDNDVGEFESFLESIGIREGGILTDSFGRIKRSMSNTSATAMREYDSGSLMSGSQEFNRRIGDITHDIQALGFGDAHDDIEEEDYYL, from the exons ATGGATTATGAACCCAAGAAATCCAAAAAG GGTTTCGCCTCACCTATCAAGCGTCTGGTCTGGTCCAAAGCCAGTCGCAGGCCGGTGGAGCGAGGCAGCGTTTATCGCCGTCCCCTGCACACCGTCCCCCTCTACGCTCCCGATTTCCTCATCCACCCGGAACGACTCATCTTCGACTACGTTGAGAAGGAGGTCAAG TTTCTGGGTCACCTGACCTGGGTGTCGGTTTCTCTCAACCCGTCCAGTCGAGACGAGCTGCTTCAACTACTGGACACCGCCAGG CAGTTGCGGGTTCTCCCGTCCAAGACCGGCGTGGAACAGGACTGCATCTTGAGTCTGTCCGCTCGATGCCTGCTTCTCACCTGGCGAGACAATGAGAAGCTGCTGATGAGGATTCCTACGCACGAGATCGCTGCCGCTTCCTACCTAAGAGACGACGCGCTCCACCTGCTGGTCCTCAAAACAG GTCTGAACGTGGACACGGTGGTGGCCGGGGACGTCACCCTGGATCGGAAGAAAACGTCGGGCACGGACGGCAGGCGTCAAACCATGAGCCCCGACGCCGACCCCCGACCCACGGGGGGTACCATGGAGCGACGGCACACCATTTGCGGTGTGGACTGGCGACCCTCGCTGTCCAGGAGCAACCCCGAAAAGAACCAGAACGCCGAGCGAGGCGGAGGGGTcggagggggcggcggcggcggtggtggtggcagTCTAGAGCGGAAGCCAGCGGGCGGCAGCTGGGAGAGGAGGCAAGTCGGCAGGAAGACGGGCGGCAGTTGGGAGAGCCGCAGACCCAGGCCCAGCGGCGGCGGAGGCAGCTGGGAACGCCGCcacgggggcggcggcggcgccggaaGCTGGGAGCGCCGGCAGGCCTGCACCGGGAGCTGGGAGCGGGGAAAGAGCTACGGGAGCTGGGAGAGGCGCAACCACAACCCGTTGGAGCCCACGCCCTGTCCCGACGCCTACTGCAACCTGGTGATCCTGGCCGTGGACAACCGG GATGCCGCCGAGGAGTACTGTTCCTTGATCTGCCAGATGTTCCAGATCATCTATGGCCACCAGACCATCGAGTGCGTGGACAGAGCGGGATTTCATCACACCATGCCACACCGCTACTGGTTGCAAAGGA GTGACAGCTGCCTGACCGACGAGTCTTTCGGATATGAGCCCGAGTTTAGCTGCTGCAGCTCATA CGACGGATCTCAGGACGCGTTTGAGATCTACTACAGCGAGACGTACAGCGAGAGTTCGTCCCCGCGCGACTCGCGTCGCAGTTTGACGTCAGCCAATGACGCGGGAGAGAGCAACCCCACCCTGGCGCTCATGCAGGATTACATGATCACG TTGCGGAACAAGCTGAGCGCCGCGGAGTTGCAACATTTTGCCACGTTCCTGCGAGAATACCGGCTGGCCTCCAACATCGGCCACTTCTGTTGCCAGCTGCTGCACTTATACGGAGACAATCGCAAGTTTCTTTTACTGG GCATGCGTCCGTTCATCCCCGACAACGACGTGGGCGAGTTCGAGAGCTTCCTGGAAAGCATCGGGATCCGCGAGGGCGGCATCTTGACCGACAGCTTCGGACGTATCAAACGCAGCATGAGCAACACGTCGGCCACCGCCATGAGAGA ATACGACAGCGGCTCTCTGATGTCGGGATCTCAAGAGTTCAACCGGCGGATCGGCGATATCACGCACGATATCCAGGCGCTTGGTTTTGGCGACGCGCATGACGATATTGAGGAGGAGGACTACTATTTGTGA
- the ccm2l gene encoding cerebral cavernous malformations 2 protein-like isoform X3, translating to MDYEPKKSKKGFASPIKRLVWSKASRRPVERGSVYRRPLHTVPLYAPDFLIHPERLIFDYVEKEVKFLGHLTWVSVSLNPSSRDELLQLLDTARVSRPTRTIARDRGVTPACRRLVEQQLRVLPSKTGVEQDCILSLSARCLLLTWRDNEKLLMRIPTHEIAAASYLRDDALHLLVLKTGLNVDTVVAGDVTLDRKKTSGTDGRRQTMSPDADPRPTGGTMERRHTICGVDWRPSLSRSNPEKNQNAERGGGVGGGGGGGGGGSLERKPAGGSWERRQVGRKTGGSWESRRPRPSGGGGSWERRHGGGGGAGSWERRQACTGSWERGKSYGSWERRNHNPLEPTPCPDAYCNLVILAVDNRDAAEEYCSLICQMFQIIYGHQTIECVDRAGFHHTMPHRYWLQRSDSCLTDESFGYEPEFSCCSSYDGSQDAFEIYYSETYSESSSPRDSRRSLTSANDAGESNPTLALMQDYMITLRNKLSAAELQHFATFLREYRLASNIGHFCCQLLHLYGDNRKFLLLGMRPFIPDNDVGEFESFLESIGIREGGILTDSFGRIKRSMSNTSATAMRDRYDSGSLMSGSQEFNRRIGDITHDIQALGFGDAHDDIEEEDYYL from the exons ATGGATTATGAACCCAAGAAATCCAAAAAG GGTTTCGCCTCACCTATCAAGCGTCTGGTCTGGTCCAAAGCCAGTCGCAGGCCGGTGGAGCGAGGCAGCGTTTATCGCCGTCCCCTGCACACCGTCCCCCTCTACGCTCCCGATTTCCTCATCCACCCGGAACGACTCATCTTCGACTACGTTGAGAAGGAGGTCAAG TTTCTGGGTCACCTGACCTGGGTGTCGGTTTCTCTCAACCCGTCCAGTCGAGACGAGCTGCTTCAACTACTGGACACCGCCAGGGTGAGTCGTCCCACTCGTACAATTGCTCGCGATCGCGGCGTAACGCCAGCGTGCCGGCGTCTCGTCGAGCAGCAGTTGCGGGTTCTCCCGTCCAAGACCGGCGTGGAACAGGACTGCATCTTGAGTCTGTCCGCTCGATGCCTGCTTCTCACCTGGCGAGACAATGAGAAGCTGCTGATGAGGATTCCTACGCACGAGATCGCTGCCGCTTCCTACCTAAGAGACGACGCGCTCCACCTGCTGGTCCTCAAAACAG GTCTGAACGTGGACACGGTGGTGGCCGGGGACGTCACCCTGGATCGGAAGAAAACGTCGGGCACGGACGGCAGGCGTCAAACCATGAGCCCCGACGCCGACCCCCGACCCACGGGGGGTACCATGGAGCGACGGCACACCATTTGCGGTGTGGACTGGCGACCCTCGCTGTCCAGGAGCAACCCCGAAAAGAACCAGAACGCCGAGCGAGGCGGAGGGGTcggagggggcggcggcggcggtggtggtggcagTCTAGAGCGGAAGCCAGCGGGCGGCAGCTGGGAGAGGAGGCAAGTCGGCAGGAAGACGGGCGGCAGTTGGGAGAGCCGCAGACCCAGGCCCAGCGGCGGCGGAGGCAGCTGGGAACGCCGCcacgggggcggcggcggcgccggaaGCTGGGAGCGCCGGCAGGCCTGCACCGGGAGCTGGGAGCGGGGAAAGAGCTACGGGAGCTGGGAGAGGCGCAACCACAACCCGTTGGAGCCCACGCCCTGTCCCGACGCCTACTGCAACCTGGTGATCCTGGCCGTGGACAACCGG GATGCCGCCGAGGAGTACTGTTCCTTGATCTGCCAGATGTTCCAGATCATCTATGGCCACCAGACCATCGAGTGCGTGGACAGAGCGGGATTTCATCACACCATGCCACACCGCTACTGGTTGCAAAGGA GTGACAGCTGCCTGACCGACGAGTCTTTCGGATATGAGCCCGAGTTTAGCTGCTGCAGCTCATA CGACGGATCTCAGGACGCGTTTGAGATCTACTACAGCGAGACGTACAGCGAGAGTTCGTCCCCGCGCGACTCGCGTCGCAGTTTGACGTCAGCCAATGACGCGGGAGAGAGCAACCCCACCCTGGCGCTCATGCAGGATTACATGATCACG TTGCGGAACAAGCTGAGCGCCGCGGAGTTGCAACATTTTGCCACGTTCCTGCGAGAATACCGGCTGGCCTCCAACATCGGCCACTTCTGTTGCCAGCTGCTGCACTTATACGGAGACAATCGCAAGTTTCTTTTACTGG GCATGCGTCCGTTCATCCCCGACAACGACGTGGGCGAGTTCGAGAGCTTCCTGGAAAGCATCGGGATCCGCGAGGGCGGCATCTTGACCGACAGCTTCGGACGTATCAAACGCAGCATGAGCAACACGTCGGCCACCGCCATGAGAGA CAGATACGACAGCGGCTCTCTGATGTCGGGATCTCAAGAGTTCAACCGGCGGATCGGCGATATCACGCACGATATCCAGGCGCTTGGTTTTGGCGACGCGCATGACGATATTGAGGAGGAGGACTACTATTTGTGA
- the ccm2l gene encoding cerebral cavernous malformations 2 protein-like isoform X1 translates to MVRKCMFEVCVPAKGFASPIKRLVWSKASRRPVERGSVYRRPLHTVPLYAPDFLIHPERLIFDYVEKEVKFLGHLTWVSVSLNPSSRDELLQLLDTARVSRPTRTIARDRGVTPACRRLVEQQLRVLPSKTGVEQDCILSLSARCLLLTWRDNEKLLMRIPTHEIAAASYLRDDALHLLVLKTGLNVDTVVAGDVTLDRKKTSGTDGRRQTMSPDADPRPTGGTMERRHTICGVDWRPSLSRSNPEKNQNAERGGGVGGGGGGGGGGSLERKPAGGSWERRQVGRKTGGSWESRRPRPSGGGGSWERRHGGGGGAGSWERRQACTGSWERGKSYGSWERRNHNPLEPTPCPDAYCNLVILAVDNRDAAEEYCSLICQMFQIIYGHQTIECVDRAGFHHTMPHRYWLQRSDSCLTDESFGYEPEFSCCSSYDGSQDAFEIYYSETYSESSSPRDSRRSLTSANDAGESNPTLALMQDYMITLRNKLSAAELQHFATFLREYRLASNIGHFCCQLLHLYGDNRKFLLLGMRPFIPDNDVGEFESFLESIGIREGGILTDSFGRIKRSMSNTSATAMRDRYDSGSLMSGSQEFNRRIGDITHDIQALGFGDAHDDIEEEDYYL, encoded by the exons ATGGTCaggaaatgtatgtttgaggTTTGTGTGCCTGCCAAGGGTTTCGCCTCACCTATCAAGCGTCTGGTCTGGTCCAAAGCCAGTCGCAGGCCGGTGGAGCGAGGCAGCGTTTATCGCCGTCCCCTGCACACCGTCCCCCTCTACGCTCCCGATTTCCTCATCCACCCGGAACGACTCATCTTCGACTACGTTGAGAAGGAGGTCAAG TTTCTGGGTCACCTGACCTGGGTGTCGGTTTCTCTCAACCCGTCCAGTCGAGACGAGCTGCTTCAACTACTGGACACCGCCAGGGTGAGTCGTCCCACTCGTACAATTGCTCGCGATCGCGGCGTAACGCCAGCGTGCCGGCGTCTCGTCGAGCAGCAGTTGCGGGTTCTCCCGTCCAAGACCGGCGTGGAACAGGACTGCATCTTGAGTCTGTCCGCTCGATGCCTGCTTCTCACCTGGCGAGACAATGAGAAGCTGCTGATGAGGATTCCTACGCACGAGATCGCTGCCGCTTCCTACCTAAGAGACGACGCGCTCCACCTGCTGGTCCTCAAAACAG GTCTGAACGTGGACACGGTGGTGGCCGGGGACGTCACCCTGGATCGGAAGAAAACGTCGGGCACGGACGGCAGGCGTCAAACCATGAGCCCCGACGCCGACCCCCGACCCACGGGGGGTACCATGGAGCGACGGCACACCATTTGCGGTGTGGACTGGCGACCCTCGCTGTCCAGGAGCAACCCCGAAAAGAACCAGAACGCCGAGCGAGGCGGAGGGGTcggagggggcggcggcggcggtggtggtggcagTCTAGAGCGGAAGCCAGCGGGCGGCAGCTGGGAGAGGAGGCAAGTCGGCAGGAAGACGGGCGGCAGTTGGGAGAGCCGCAGACCCAGGCCCAGCGGCGGCGGAGGCAGCTGGGAACGCCGCcacgggggcggcggcggcgccggaaGCTGGGAGCGCCGGCAGGCCTGCACCGGGAGCTGGGAGCGGGGAAAGAGCTACGGGAGCTGGGAGAGGCGCAACCACAACCCGTTGGAGCCCACGCCCTGTCCCGACGCCTACTGCAACCTGGTGATCCTGGCCGTGGACAACCGG GATGCCGCCGAGGAGTACTGTTCCTTGATCTGCCAGATGTTCCAGATCATCTATGGCCACCAGACCATCGAGTGCGTGGACAGAGCGGGATTTCATCACACCATGCCACACCGCTACTGGTTGCAAAGGA GTGACAGCTGCCTGACCGACGAGTCTTTCGGATATGAGCCCGAGTTTAGCTGCTGCAGCTCATA CGACGGATCTCAGGACGCGTTTGAGATCTACTACAGCGAGACGTACAGCGAGAGTTCGTCCCCGCGCGACTCGCGTCGCAGTTTGACGTCAGCCAATGACGCGGGAGAGAGCAACCCCACCCTGGCGCTCATGCAGGATTACATGATCACG TTGCGGAACAAGCTGAGCGCCGCGGAGTTGCAACATTTTGCCACGTTCCTGCGAGAATACCGGCTGGCCTCCAACATCGGCCACTTCTGTTGCCAGCTGCTGCACTTATACGGAGACAATCGCAAGTTTCTTTTACTGG GCATGCGTCCGTTCATCCCCGACAACGACGTGGGCGAGTTCGAGAGCTTCCTGGAAAGCATCGGGATCCGCGAGGGCGGCATCTTGACCGACAGCTTCGGACGTATCAAACGCAGCATGAGCAACACGTCGGCCACCGCCATGAGAGA CAGATACGACAGCGGCTCTCTGATGTCGGGATCTCAAGAGTTCAACCGGCGGATCGGCGATATCACGCACGATATCCAGGCGCTTGGTTTTGGCGACGCGCATGACGATATTGAGGAGGAGGACTACTATTTGTGA
- the ccm2l gene encoding cerebral cavernous malformations 2 protein-like isoform X2: protein MVRKCMFEVCVPAKGFASPIKRLVWSKASRRPVERGSVYRRPLHTVPLYAPDFLIHPERLIFDYVEKEVKFLGHLTWVSVSLNPSSRDELLQLLDTARVSRPTRTIARDRGVTPACRRLVEQQLRVLPSKTGVEQDCILSLSARCLLLTWRDNEKLLMRIPTHEIAAASYLRDDALHLLVLKTGLNVDTVVAGDVTLDRKKTSGTDGRRQTMSPDADPRPTGGTMERRHTICGVDWRPSLSRSNPEKNQNAERGGGVGGGGGGGGGGSLERKPAGGSWERRQVGRKTGGSWESRRPRPSGGGGSWERRHGGGGGAGSWERRQACTGSWERGKSYGSWERRNHNPLEPTPCPDAYCNLVILAVDNRDAAEEYCSLICQMFQIIYGHQTIECVDRAGFHHTMPHRYWLQRSDSCLTDESFGYEPEFSCCSSYDGSQDAFEIYYSETYSESSSPRDSRRSLTSANDAGESNPTLALMQDYMITLRNKLSAAELQHFATFLREYRLASNIGHFCCQLLHLYGDNRKFLLLGMRPFIPDNDVGEFESFLESIGIREGGILTDSFGRIKRSMSNTSATAMREYDSGSLMSGSQEFNRRIGDITHDIQALGFGDAHDDIEEEDYYL, encoded by the exons ATGGTCaggaaatgtatgtttgaggTTTGTGTGCCTGCCAAGGGTTTCGCCTCACCTATCAAGCGTCTGGTCTGGTCCAAAGCCAGTCGCAGGCCGGTGGAGCGAGGCAGCGTTTATCGCCGTCCCCTGCACACCGTCCCCCTCTACGCTCCCGATTTCCTCATCCACCCGGAACGACTCATCTTCGACTACGTTGAGAAGGAGGTCAAG TTTCTGGGTCACCTGACCTGGGTGTCGGTTTCTCTCAACCCGTCCAGTCGAGACGAGCTGCTTCAACTACTGGACACCGCCAGGGTGAGTCGTCCCACTCGTACAATTGCTCGCGATCGCGGCGTAACGCCAGCGTGCCGGCGTCTCGTCGAGCAGCAGTTGCGGGTTCTCCCGTCCAAGACCGGCGTGGAACAGGACTGCATCTTGAGTCTGTCCGCTCGATGCCTGCTTCTCACCTGGCGAGACAATGAGAAGCTGCTGATGAGGATTCCTACGCACGAGATCGCTGCCGCTTCCTACCTAAGAGACGACGCGCTCCACCTGCTGGTCCTCAAAACAG GTCTGAACGTGGACACGGTGGTGGCCGGGGACGTCACCCTGGATCGGAAGAAAACGTCGGGCACGGACGGCAGGCGTCAAACCATGAGCCCCGACGCCGACCCCCGACCCACGGGGGGTACCATGGAGCGACGGCACACCATTTGCGGTGTGGACTGGCGACCCTCGCTGTCCAGGAGCAACCCCGAAAAGAACCAGAACGCCGAGCGAGGCGGAGGGGTcggagggggcggcggcggcggtggtggtggcagTCTAGAGCGGAAGCCAGCGGGCGGCAGCTGGGAGAGGAGGCAAGTCGGCAGGAAGACGGGCGGCAGTTGGGAGAGCCGCAGACCCAGGCCCAGCGGCGGCGGAGGCAGCTGGGAACGCCGCcacgggggcggcggcggcgccggaaGCTGGGAGCGCCGGCAGGCCTGCACCGGGAGCTGGGAGCGGGGAAAGAGCTACGGGAGCTGGGAGAGGCGCAACCACAACCCGTTGGAGCCCACGCCCTGTCCCGACGCCTACTGCAACCTGGTGATCCTGGCCGTGGACAACCGG GATGCCGCCGAGGAGTACTGTTCCTTGATCTGCCAGATGTTCCAGATCATCTATGGCCACCAGACCATCGAGTGCGTGGACAGAGCGGGATTTCATCACACCATGCCACACCGCTACTGGTTGCAAAGGA GTGACAGCTGCCTGACCGACGAGTCTTTCGGATATGAGCCCGAGTTTAGCTGCTGCAGCTCATA CGACGGATCTCAGGACGCGTTTGAGATCTACTACAGCGAGACGTACAGCGAGAGTTCGTCCCCGCGCGACTCGCGTCGCAGTTTGACGTCAGCCAATGACGCGGGAGAGAGCAACCCCACCCTGGCGCTCATGCAGGATTACATGATCACG TTGCGGAACAAGCTGAGCGCCGCGGAGTTGCAACATTTTGCCACGTTCCTGCGAGAATACCGGCTGGCCTCCAACATCGGCCACTTCTGTTGCCAGCTGCTGCACTTATACGGAGACAATCGCAAGTTTCTTTTACTGG GCATGCGTCCGTTCATCCCCGACAACGACGTGGGCGAGTTCGAGAGCTTCCTGGAAAGCATCGGGATCCGCGAGGGCGGCATCTTGACCGACAGCTTCGGACGTATCAAACGCAGCATGAGCAACACGTCGGCCACCGCCATGAGAGA ATACGACAGCGGCTCTCTGATGTCGGGATCTCAAGAGTTCAACCGGCGGATCGGCGATATCACGCACGATATCCAGGCGCTTGGTTTTGGCGACGCGCATGACGATATTGAGGAGGAGGACTACTATTTGTGA
- the ccm2l gene encoding cerebral cavernous malformations 2 protein-like isoform X4 — translation MVRKCMFEVCVPAKGFASPIKRLVWSKASRRPVERGSVYRRPLHTVPLYAPDFLIHPERLIFDYVEKEVKFLGHLTWVSVSLNPSSRDELLQLLDTARQLRVLPSKTGVEQDCILSLSARCLLLTWRDNEKLLMRIPTHEIAAASYLRDDALHLLVLKTGLNVDTVVAGDVTLDRKKTSGTDGRRQTMSPDADPRPTGGTMERRHTICGVDWRPSLSRSNPEKNQNAERGGGVGGGGGGGGGGSLERKPAGGSWERRQVGRKTGGSWESRRPRPSGGGGSWERRHGGGGGAGSWERRQACTGSWERGKSYGSWERRNHNPLEPTPCPDAYCNLVILAVDNRDAAEEYCSLICQMFQIIYGHQTIECVDRAGFHHTMPHRYWLQRSDSCLTDESFGYEPEFSCCSSYDGSQDAFEIYYSETYSESSSPRDSRRSLTSANDAGESNPTLALMQDYMITLRNKLSAAELQHFATFLREYRLASNIGHFCCQLLHLYGDNRKFLLLGMRPFIPDNDVGEFESFLESIGIREGGILTDSFGRIKRSMSNTSATAMREYDSGSLMSGSQEFNRRIGDITHDIQALGFGDAHDDIEEEDYYL, via the exons ATGGTCaggaaatgtatgtttgaggTTTGTGTGCCTGCCAAGGGTTTCGCCTCACCTATCAAGCGTCTGGTCTGGTCCAAAGCCAGTCGCAGGCCGGTGGAGCGAGGCAGCGTTTATCGCCGTCCCCTGCACACCGTCCCCCTCTACGCTCCCGATTTCCTCATCCACCCGGAACGACTCATCTTCGACTACGTTGAGAAGGAGGTCAAG TTTCTGGGTCACCTGACCTGGGTGTCGGTTTCTCTCAACCCGTCCAGTCGAGACGAGCTGCTTCAACTACTGGACACCGCCAGG CAGTTGCGGGTTCTCCCGTCCAAGACCGGCGTGGAACAGGACTGCATCTTGAGTCTGTCCGCTCGATGCCTGCTTCTCACCTGGCGAGACAATGAGAAGCTGCTGATGAGGATTCCTACGCACGAGATCGCTGCCGCTTCCTACCTAAGAGACGACGCGCTCCACCTGCTGGTCCTCAAAACAG GTCTGAACGTGGACACGGTGGTGGCCGGGGACGTCACCCTGGATCGGAAGAAAACGTCGGGCACGGACGGCAGGCGTCAAACCATGAGCCCCGACGCCGACCCCCGACCCACGGGGGGTACCATGGAGCGACGGCACACCATTTGCGGTGTGGACTGGCGACCCTCGCTGTCCAGGAGCAACCCCGAAAAGAACCAGAACGCCGAGCGAGGCGGAGGGGTcggagggggcggcggcggcggtggtggtggcagTCTAGAGCGGAAGCCAGCGGGCGGCAGCTGGGAGAGGAGGCAAGTCGGCAGGAAGACGGGCGGCAGTTGGGAGAGCCGCAGACCCAGGCCCAGCGGCGGCGGAGGCAGCTGGGAACGCCGCcacgggggcggcggcggcgccggaaGCTGGGAGCGCCGGCAGGCCTGCACCGGGAGCTGGGAGCGGGGAAAGAGCTACGGGAGCTGGGAGAGGCGCAACCACAACCCGTTGGAGCCCACGCCCTGTCCCGACGCCTACTGCAACCTGGTGATCCTGGCCGTGGACAACCGG GATGCCGCCGAGGAGTACTGTTCCTTGATCTGCCAGATGTTCCAGATCATCTATGGCCACCAGACCATCGAGTGCGTGGACAGAGCGGGATTTCATCACACCATGCCACACCGCTACTGGTTGCAAAGGA GTGACAGCTGCCTGACCGACGAGTCTTTCGGATATGAGCCCGAGTTTAGCTGCTGCAGCTCATA CGACGGATCTCAGGACGCGTTTGAGATCTACTACAGCGAGACGTACAGCGAGAGTTCGTCCCCGCGCGACTCGCGTCGCAGTTTGACGTCAGCCAATGACGCGGGAGAGAGCAACCCCACCCTGGCGCTCATGCAGGATTACATGATCACG TTGCGGAACAAGCTGAGCGCCGCGGAGTTGCAACATTTTGCCACGTTCCTGCGAGAATACCGGCTGGCCTCCAACATCGGCCACTTCTGTTGCCAGCTGCTGCACTTATACGGAGACAATCGCAAGTTTCTTTTACTGG GCATGCGTCCGTTCATCCCCGACAACGACGTGGGCGAGTTCGAGAGCTTCCTGGAAAGCATCGGGATCCGCGAGGGCGGCATCTTGACCGACAGCTTCGGACGTATCAAACGCAGCATGAGCAACACGTCGGCCACCGCCATGAGAGA ATACGACAGCGGCTCTCTGATGTCGGGATCTCAAGAGTTCAACCGGCGGATCGGCGATATCACGCACGATATCCAGGCGCTTGGTTTTGGCGACGCGCATGACGATATTGAGGAGGAGGACTACTATTTGTGA
- the tmem115 gene encoding transmembrane protein 115 — protein sequence MNRYLPVARQHFLAALASTSVVVKAISALVVVLYLLSWALDTTYALGVTPGYLFPPNFWVWTLLSHGVVEEHAWGVLANVGTVMSCGRLLEPLWGALELLIFFVVVNVSAGLLAGLSYLLTYVATFNLEYLFAIRVHGAAGFLGGVLVALKQTMGDTTVLRVPQVRLKAAPALLLLFLSLLRLSGLLESSAPLAAYTYGALSGWVYLRFYQRHSRGRGDMSDHFAFASFFPEALQPAVALLAALVHAALVKVKVCRKMVKRYDVGAPSAITISLPGTDPQDAERRRQLALKALNERLKRVEDQSAWPSMEDEEDEDADEIRTDTQPLLRRDSPSSANQAPLSSGLSASGGKVAQADPESSIISFEDASSRS from the exons ATGAATCGTTATCTACCCGTGGCAAGACAGCATTTCCTGGCTGCGTTAGCTAGCACTAGCGTGGTCGTGAAAGCCATTAGCGCTCTGGTAGTGGTCCTCTATCTACTCTCCTGGGCATTGGACACCACCTATGCGTTGGGGGTCACTCCGGGGTACTTGTTCCCCCCTAACTTTTGGGTTTGGACACTGCTCAGCCATGGGGTCGTGGAGGAACACGCGTGGGGCGTGTTGGCCAACGTGGGGACTGTCATGTCCTGTGGGCGCCTCCTGGAACCTCTGTGGGGCGCCCTGGAACTGCTGATCTTTTTCGTGGTGGTCAACGTATCGGCAGGCCTTTTGGCAGGACTCTCCTATCTACTCACCTACGTGGCCACCTTCAACCTGGAGTACCTGTTTGCCATCCGCGTCCATGGAGCTGCTGGCTTTCTGGGGGGCGTCCTGGTGGCGCTGAAGCAGACCATGGGGGATACCACGGTCCTCCGAGTTCCGCAG GTGCGTCTGAAAGCAGCTCCGGCTTTGCTTCTCCTCTTCCTGTCCTTGTTGCGCCTGTCGGGTCTGCTGGAGAGCTCCGCCCCCTTGGCCGCCTACACTTACGGCGCCCTGTCCGGCTGGGTGTACCTGCGCTTCTACCAGAGACACAGCCGGGGCCGTGGCGACATGTCGGACCACTTCGCCTTCGCCAGTTTCTTCCCGGAGGCGCTGCAGCCGGCGGTGGCGTTGCTAGCGGCGCTGGTCCACGCTGCCCTAGTCAAGGTCAAGGTGTGCAGGAAGATGGTCAAGCGCTATGACGTGGGCGCGCCTTCCGCTATCACCATCAGCCTGCCCGGGACCGACCCGCAAGATGCAGAAAGGAGGAG ACAACTGGCCCTGAAGGCTCTCAACGAGCGTCTAAAACGAGTGGAGGACCAGTCGGCCTGGCCCAGCATGGAagacgaggaggacgaggacgcgGACGAGATCCGAACCGACACGCAACCTCTCCTTCGGCGCGATTCTCCTTCCTCGGCCAACCAGGCGCCGCTCTCCTCCGGGCTGTCCGCCTCGGGCGGCAAAGTGGCGCAAGCCGACCCGGAATCCAGCATCATCAGCTTCGAGGACGCGTCCTCGAGATCTTAA